The following coding sequences lie in one Armatimonadota bacterium genomic window:
- a CDS encoding tetratricopeptide repeat protein, translating to MSADQTKRWKVKLFGGLSAESPERRIDAFQTQKTAQLFAYLALNSGRFMYREVIADLFWPQSDRVAARASLNQAIAWIRKEFGERDLLTTDRNCVAIERDLVDVDVERFLTLVLDESGSPGDRRARLVEAEGLYSDELLKGMNDTWVRVERLVLAEKYVRALKELTTMDEQNNDLDESIEWQRKLVRLEPHVEEHHIRLMKLYGLTGNTGGIRRHMAEYAEMAKQSGLAPSREMLAVVEDLTHESIPTMAVTHAEASSNHNVPSPISRFYGREDSLDAIRGLLSDRSRLITILGLPGVGKTRLAIQVGLDAAPRFAEVCYVQLAPHDPDENLAEVIQTEIEPGPAQSLVQRLSYASSTLLILDNFEHFVETGVEVVRQILNQCPNVQVLTTSQVSLGLNGEVVHALAPLPVPPNTADLRELLGNPSFQMLLDRIRSIVPNYQPTEGEAEMLAVLCRRLEGFPLAIEIAAARTQTSSVYDLLQEVSERLETLSGHASDVPSRHQSIHAALNHCFAMLSEPTKRALSRLSVFRGGWTLDAAEDVLREDGLPAILRSLMARALIWSTQPAAQTQPTRFEMLDLVRRFSMEQSVVGDIESLGERHAEYYARLAKQAAHDAQGPKRAVASLRLRSETPNLIAALEWLEAHERFDEALDLAVDLGWFWQTHGVFDRHRDRLQSLVAAAEGRVQPEKLASAYQLLGQVELLRTALEAAETGFSKSLDLGRTVGDQRRIASSLLGLGAVSIRRNQQLPAKDFLEESLAISDASGDTTGSSLAHLYLAFALSELEEYEDAKRHFDESLRIETELQNYDGIAKAYSNLSIWARFQGRLALAAHYARESLRIYDGFGQWAGVARASTNLAKILSLEGEDVEPLELICRALTIFDEMGDILGVQSCIAGLVSVFLSDGRIDDAARMMAMEATLAKRLGAPMSPSDEEEYRRTCQVVRDQVAGDQIEALMTDASIRTAHEIAQIGIAATRSVVLQ from the coding sequence ATGAGCGCAGACCAGACGAAACGATGGAAGGTCAAGCTGTTCGGCGGGTTGTCCGCCGAGTCTCCCGAGCGCAGAATCGACGCCTTTCAGACGCAGAAAACGGCGCAACTCTTCGCGTACCTGGCTCTGAATTCGGGTCGATTTATGTACCGCGAAGTGATTGCCGATCTGTTCTGGCCGCAATCGGATCGGGTGGCGGCGCGGGCGAGTCTGAATCAGGCGATCGCATGGATTCGAAAGGAGTTTGGCGAGCGAGACTTGCTGACGACCGACCGAAACTGCGTGGCCATCGAGCGGGACCTGGTCGACGTCGATGTCGAGCGGTTCCTGACTTTGGTTCTGGACGAATCTGGGTCTCCCGGCGACCGGCGAGCGCGATTGGTCGAAGCCGAAGGGTTGTATTCGGACGAACTGCTGAAGGGCATGAACGACACGTGGGTGCGTGTCGAGCGGTTGGTGTTGGCGGAAAAGTACGTGCGGGCGCTGAAAGAGCTGACCACCATGGATGAACAAAACAACGACCTCGACGAGTCGATCGAGTGGCAGCGCAAACTCGTCCGGCTGGAGCCGCACGTCGAGGAACACCATATCCGGCTGATGAAGCTGTACGGGCTGACGGGTAATACCGGCGGCATCCGGCGGCACATGGCGGAATACGCCGAGATGGCAAAGCAATCAGGCCTTGCGCCAAGCCGGGAAATGTTGGCGGTGGTGGAGGATCTGACTCACGAAAGCATTCCGACGATGGCGGTGACGCATGCCGAAGCTAGTTCTAACCACAACGTTCCAAGCCCGATTTCCCGGTTTTATGGCCGCGAAGACTCGCTGGACGCGATTCGCGGACTGCTGTCCGACCGGTCGCGATTAATCACGATTTTGGGTTTACCGGGGGTTGGCAAGACCCGTTTGGCCATCCAGGTTGGCCTCGACGCGGCTCCTCGTTTTGCCGAGGTCTGCTATGTGCAGTTGGCTCCCCACGACCCCGATGAAAACCTCGCGGAGGTGATCCAGACCGAAATTGAACCGGGACCGGCTCAGTCGTTGGTTCAGCGTCTTTCGTATGCGTCCAGCACGCTCCTGATCCTCGATAACTTCGAGCACTTTGTGGAGACGGGAGTCGAAGTCGTTCGGCAGATTCTCAATCAGTGTCCGAACGTCCAGGTTCTGACCACCTCGCAGGTGAGCCTTGGGCTGAACGGCGAGGTCGTCCATGCCCTTGCCCCGCTTCCGGTGCCGCCGAATACTGCCGACTTGCGAGAACTGCTGGGCAACCCCAGTTTCCAGATGCTTCTCGACCGGATTCGGTCGATTGTGCCGAACTACCAGCCCACCGAGGGCGAGGCCGAGATGCTAGCCGTTTTGTGTCGACGACTGGAGGGCTTTCCGCTGGCGATCGAGATTGCGGCGGCACGGACTCAGACGAGTTCAGTTTACGACCTTCTGCAAGAGGTTTCCGAGCGATTGGAGACGCTGTCTGGACACGCGTCGGACGTGCCAAGTCGCCACCAGTCGATCCACGCCGCGCTCAACCACTGCTTTGCGATGCTTTCGGAACCGACCAAGCGGGCACTGAGTCGGTTGTCGGTTTTCCGGGGCGGGTGGACGCTGGATGCGGCGGAAGACGTGTTGCGCGAAGACGGCTTGCCCGCGATCCTGCGAAGTCTGATGGCGCGCGCCCTCATCTGGTCCACCCAGCCAGCGGCGCAAACCCAACCGACGCGATTTGAGATGCTGGACCTGGTTCGGCGGTTCAGCATGGAGCAATCGGTAGTTGGCGATATCGAATCACTTGGAGAACGCCACGCCGAGTACTATGCCCGCCTTGCCAAGCAAGCGGCGCACGACGCACAAGGGCCGAAGCGAGCAGTGGCGAGCCTCCGACTTCGGTCAGAAACGCCGAACCTCATCGCGGCGCTGGAGTGGTTGGAGGCTCACGAGCGGTTCGACGAGGCGCTCGACCTCGCCGTCGATCTCGGTTGGTTTTGGCAGACGCACGGCGTTTTTGACCGGCATCGCGATCGCTTGCAGTCGTTGGTGGCGGCGGCCGAAGGCCGAGTTCAGCCGGAAAAGCTGGCGTCCGCGTACCAGTTGCTCGGACAGGTGGAGCTTTTGCGGACCGCGCTGGAAGCCGCCGAAACCGGTTTCTCGAAGTCGCTCGACTTGGGTCGCACGGTGGGCGACCAGCGGCGCATCGCGTCCAGCCTGCTGGGTCTTGGGGCGGTGTCGATTCGCCGGAATCAGCAACTCCCAGCCAAGGATTTCCTTGAGGAAAGCCTCGCGATTTCCGATGCAAGCGGCGATACCACGGGCAGTTCGCTGGCCCACTTGTACCTCGCCTTTGCGCTCTCGGAGTTGGAGGAGTACGAGGACGCTAAGCGGCACTTCGATGAATCGCTCCGCATCGAGACCGAATTGCAGAACTATGACGGTATCGCCAAGGCGTACTCCAACCTCAGCATTTGGGCCCGCTTCCAGGGCCGATTGGCCCTGGCGGCGCACTATGCGCGAGAGAGCCTGCGCATTTATGACGGCTTTGGGCAGTGGGCGGGCGTGGCTCGTGCCAGCACGAACCTGGCGAAGATTCTCTCGCTGGAGGGCGAGGACGTGGAACCGCTGGAGTTGATCTGCCGCGCCCTCACGATCTTCGACGAGATGGGCGACATTCTGGGCGTGCAGTCGTGCATCGCCGGTCTGGTTTCGGTCTTCCTGTCGGATGGCCGCATCGACGATGCCGCGCGGATGATGGCGATGGAAGCGACGCTGGCCAAGCGGCTGGGCGCGCCGA
- a CDS encoding PEP-CTERM sorting domain-containing protein: protein MTVWGLSPTSERRSSQRWGSGKGEDMKSITMNSAKGLLGLAVLSVGATAVADQPQYTIVDLGVVNSTDSASQGFRISASGIATGRSFGTGKTQAYTWTQGGGLSGLSNLASPVRNYCVGNGVNDSGTVVGVGATTSFGSSRLPVMWENGVATQLGLPSGQTLGDANDVNNNKVAVGSANSGTNQRAVIYQGGTGSFITATTSNGSYFVTAFGVNDSGLVVGEGWDPNNAAVTVGLVYDMSTGTTSSLGSLTSFGHNSAIAFDVSNAGYVVGSSSLNGGANSLPFVWTAGGGMSAIALPTGTSQGSARGVNDSGWVVGTASSAFAIPFLYDGTNTYRLADLLVNSNGWDLLTNTSSSAMGISDSGVIVGTGVHNGATHAYAMVPVPEPASFAVLGLGALALISRKRKNQ from the coding sequence ATGACAGTTTGGGGGCTCAGCCCAACATCAGAGCGACGCAGCAGTCAGCGGTGGGGCTCTGGCAAAGGAGAAGATATGAAATCGATTACCATGAATTCCGCGAAGGGTCTGCTTGGCCTCGCGGTTCTGTCCGTAGGCGCCACCGCTGTCGCTGATCAACCTCAGTACACTATCGTCGACCTCGGAGTCGTTAACTCGACCGACTCTGCCTCCCAAGGCTTTCGAATTTCGGCCAGCGGCATCGCAACCGGACGTTCGTTCGGCACCGGCAAAACCCAGGCTTACACTTGGACCCAGGGCGGGGGCCTCTCTGGTCTTTCGAATCTTGCCTCGCCAGTCCGTAACTACTGCGTTGGAAACGGTGTGAACGATAGCGGAACGGTCGTCGGCGTGGGCGCAACGACCTCGTTCGGTTCGAGCCGATTGCCGGTTATGTGGGAGAACGGCGTGGCCACGCAACTCGGGCTTCCGTCGGGCCAGACCCTCGGCGATGCCAACGACGTCAACAACAACAAAGTCGCGGTTGGATCGGCCAACAGCGGTACCAACCAGCGAGCGGTCATCTACCAAGGCGGAACCGGATCGTTCATCACGGCGACCACCAGCAACGGTAGCTACTTTGTCACCGCGTTTGGCGTCAACGACTCCGGTTTGGTCGTGGGCGAAGGCTGGGACCCGAACAACGCCGCCGTCACCGTCGGCTTGGTTTACGACATGAGCACGGGCACGACTTCGTCGCTTGGTTCGCTCACCAGCTTCGGCCACAACAGCGCCATCGCGTTCGACGTGAGCAACGCGGGCTACGTGGTTGGTTCGAGCTCGCTGAATGGTGGCGCGAACTCGCTTCCGTTCGTCTGGACGGCAGGCGGCGGCATGAGCGCCATCGCTCTCCCGACCGGTACAAGCCAGGGTTCGGCCCGGGGCGTCAACGACAGCGGATGGGTGGTCGGAACGGCCTCCTCGGCCTTTGCGATTCCGTTCCTATACGATGGCACCAACACGTACCGACTTGCGGACCTGCTGGTCAACAGCAATGGATGGGACCTGCTGACGAACACGTCGTCATCGGCGATGGGCATCAGCGATTCCGGAGTGATCGTTGGCACGGGTGTGCATAACGGAGCAACCCACGCTTACGCGATGGTTCCGGTTCCCGAACCTGCCAGCTTCGCAGTACTCGGCCTTGGCGCTCTGGCCCTGATTTCTCGTAAACGAAAAAACCAATAA
- a CDS encoding DUF3500 domain-containing protein: protein MVAAIQRSESPVDRFLKSLTADQRAQAMKSFDDPYRTNWRFVPASREGIHLKDLTPDQAKLAADLLHSSLSDAGYKRVETIKGLENVLKEMEGGNPGRDQGLYTFTFFGSPSLTAPWGWRYEGHHVSLNFTYKGGRLVSSTPQFFGANPAEVMSGPQKGTRALPKEQDLAFALLGSLNTSQLSDALIATSAPGEIVTSNARKVSIQEDKGLHYADLDAKQKQALLNLVKVYTESQTGEEAKRRWNRVEPNTIVFAWMGSTKPGKGHYYRIQGSKFLIEYDNTQNDANHIHSVWRDFDGDFGEDVLADHYAEWHHSPN, encoded by the coding sequence ATGGTCGCAGCGATCCAACGTTCCGAGTCACCGGTCGATCGATTTCTGAAGTCGCTGACCGCCGATCAGCGGGCTCAGGCGATGAAGTCCTTCGATGATCCGTATCGGACCAATTGGCGATTCGTCCCGGCCTCGCGTGAAGGTATTCACCTAAAGGATCTCACCCCCGACCAAGCAAAGCTCGCCGCCGATCTGCTCCACTCATCCCTCAGCGACGCGGGCTATAAGAGGGTCGAGACGATCAAGGGCTTAGAGAACGTGCTCAAGGAAATGGAGGGCGGAAACCCTGGTCGCGATCAAGGACTCTACACCTTCACCTTCTTCGGTTCGCCGTCGCTAACTGCGCCTTGGGGCTGGCGGTACGAGGGTCACCATGTTTCACTGAACTTCACCTACAAGGGCGGTCGTTTGGTGTCATCCACTCCACAGTTCTTCGGCGCGAACCCGGCCGAAGTCATGTCGGGACCCCAAAAGGGTACGCGCGCGTTGCCCAAAGAGCAAGACCTTGCGTTCGCTTTGCTGGGCTCGCTCAACACCAGTCAGCTTTCCGACGCCCTGATCGCCACCAGTGCGCCTGGCGAAATCGTGACAAGCAACGCCCGCAAGGTTTCGATTCAAGAAGACAAGGGGCTGCACTACGCCGACCTCGATGCCAAGCAGAAACAAGCGCTGTTGAACCTGGTGAAGGTCTACACCGAAAGCCAAACCGGTGAGGAAGCCAAGCGGCGCTGGAACCGCGTCGAACCAAACACGATCGTGTTCGCGTGGATGGGCTCGACCAAACCCGGCAAGGGCCACTACTACCGAATCCAAGGGTCGAAGTTTCTCATCGAATACGATAACACGCAGAACGACGCAAACCACATCCACTCGGTCTGGCGCGACTTCGACGGCGATTTCGGCGAAGACGTCCTCGCGGACCACTACGCCGAGTGGCATCACTCGCCTAACTAG
- a CDS encoding lysozyme: MDQPMKRRILFGLFLAFAGIAAATAFYLEGWWIPNYPSERDYPVRGIDVSHHQGVINWNAIPKSVQFAYIKATEGTDYVDPNFTSNWKGSALVNIRHGAYHFYRLDKPGMKQAENFLRSVPKVPNALPPVIDLELGGNASKLPAPDDFQRELRTFIETIKTRYGTEPMIYTEPTFESTLLRGFPIVRRWKPSFFLPLKHDDQWQVWQYSERTRVKGISATVDADVFNGSQQEFDAWH, encoded by the coding sequence ATGGATCAACCGATGAAACGGCGAATCCTCTTTGGCCTGTTCCTGGCATTCGCTGGAATCGCCGCCGCGACGGCTTTCTACCTCGAAGGCTGGTGGATTCCCAACTATCCCTCCGAACGTGATTATCCCGTCCGGGGCATCGACGTGTCACACCACCAAGGAGTGATCAATTGGAACGCCATACCCAAATCGGTGCAATTCGCTTACATCAAGGCGACCGAAGGTACCGATTACGTCGATCCGAACTTCACCTCAAATTGGAAAGGCAGTGCATTGGTCAACATCCGCCACGGCGCCTACCACTTCTATAGGCTCGATAAGCCTGGCATGAAGCAAGCGGAAAACTTTCTCAGGTCGGTTCCCAAGGTACCCAATGCGCTTCCACCGGTCATCGACCTCGAACTGGGTGGAAACGCTTCCAAACTTCCCGCCCCCGACGACTTTCAGCGCGAGCTTCGAACGTTCATTGAGACCATTAAAACCAGGTATGGCACCGAGCCGATGATCTACACCGAGCCAACCTTCGAATCCACCTTGCTCCGAGGCTTCCCCATTGTTAGAAGGTGGAAACCCTCCTTCTTCTTGCCCTTAAAACACGATGACCAATGGCAGGTCTGGCAGTACTCCGAAAGAACTCGCGTAAAGGGAATAAGTGCGACTGTCGATGCAGATGTCTTCAACGGTTCGCAACAAGAGTTCGATGCCTGGCACTGA
- a CDS encoding exo-alpha-sialidase, which yields MTTLLAILAFQKVKVVSIATDPNFREVQLAVEDNGHVFAVFGRGDAIYCAYSTNRGTTFSRPILVANDGRLSLGMRRGPRIAAYGDHITISAVYGRQGGGQDGDLVAFRSDDGGITWSMPTRVDDVAGAAREGLHAMAVGPDGTLACAWLDLRSKGTKLYLSTSKDHGETWSRNRLVYQSPGGSICECCHPSLAYDSSGKLWVMFRNSLDGNRDMYLTSTLGSSYDIPAPIKLGGESWQLDACPMDGGMVVPDSSGGVDTVWRRKDQVFSCLPKGKEALIGDGRQPWGAWGPSGLYTVWVGKGGILSLAPKGKPTVLDAKGTDPVVVSSPNHRVVIAAWNNDGIRAVRL from the coding sequence ATGACGACCCTGTTAGCCATCCTCGCTTTTCAGAAGGTCAAAGTGGTCTCGATCGCCACCGATCCGAACTTTCGGGAGGTTCAACTTGCGGTGGAGGACAACGGCCACGTCTTTGCCGTTTTTGGGCGGGGAGATGCCATCTACTGCGCCTACTCGACCAATCGTGGCACCACGTTTTCACGCCCGATCCTGGTTGCGAACGATGGCCGACTTTCGCTTGGAATGAGGCGTGGACCACGCATCGCCGCGTACGGCGATCACATCACGATTTCAGCGGTTTACGGTCGACAGGGCGGTGGTCAGGATGGCGACTTGGTGGCGTTTCGTTCGGACGACGGCGGGATCACTTGGTCGATGCCGACGAGGGTAGACGATGTGGCAGGGGCCGCGCGAGAGGGCCTGCACGCGATGGCGGTTGGCCCCGATGGAACTCTGGCTTGCGCCTGGCTGGATTTGCGCTCAAAGGGTACGAAGCTGTACTTATCGACCTCCAAGGATCATGGCGAGACCTGGAGCCGGAATCGGCTGGTGTACCAATCTCCGGGCGGATCGATCTGCGAATGTTGTCACCCGTCGCTGGCCTACGACTCTAGCGGCAAGCTCTGGGTCATGTTTCGTAACTCGCTGGACGGCAATCGAGACATGTATTTGACCTCGACCCTGGGTTCGAGCTACGACATTCCGGCTCCGATCAAGTTGGGAGGCGAGAGTTGGCAACTCGACGCTTGTCCGATGGATGGCGGGATGGTGGTGCCGGACAGCAGTGGCGGTGTGGACACGGTTTGGCGGCGCAAGGATCAGGTTTTTTCCTGCCTGCCGAAGGGTAAGGAGGCTTTGATCGGCGATGGACGACAGCCCTGGGGCGCCTGGGGTCCTAGCGGGCTATACACGGTTTGGGTCGGTAAGGGAGGCATTTTGAGCTTGGCGCCGAAGGGTAAGCCGACCGTTTTGGATGCCAAGGGCACAGACCCGGTGGTTGTTTCTTCGCCGAATCATCGTGTGGTGATTGCCGCATGGAACAACGACGGGATTCGGGCGGTTCGGCTTTAG